From a region of the Streptacidiphilus albus JL83 genome:
- a CDS encoding DNA gyrase/topoisomerase IV subunit A yields MARRSSQTPPPEDFEERILDIDVVDEMQGSFLEYAYSVIYSRALPDARDGLKPVHRRVLYQANEMGLRPERGYVKSARVVGEVMGRLHPHGDASIYDTLVRMAQPFSMRIPLIDGHGNFGSLGNDDPPAAMRYTESKLTAASMALVESIDEDTVDFNPNYDGSEQEPGVLPSAFPNLLVNGATGIAVGMATNMPPHNLTEVVAAARHLIKHPGADLDTLMRFIPGPDLPTGGRIVGLSGIRDAYENGRGTFKIRAKVTVEDVTPRRKGLVVTELPFNIGPEKVIAKIKDLVNAKKLQGISDVKDLTDRSHGLRLVIEVKNGFVPEALLEQLYKLTPMEESFGINNVALVDGQPLTLGLKELLEVYVDHRFEVVRRRSDFRRRKREERLHLVEGLLVALLDIDAVIAVIRGSDNTAQAKERLMERFSLSETQTVYILDTPLRRLTRFDQVELEAEQDKLQREITELTEILESDTVLRKLVSDELGAVSKKFGTERRTVLLEAGAVATAAVPLEVADDPCRVLLSSTGLLARTADAVQAVDPDGGRTRHDLVVSAVAATARADIGAVTTAGRVLRLPVIDLPSLPPSSTAPNLSGGAQISEFLKLDAGEKVLALTTLDESSPGLALGTEQGVVKRVVPDWPENKDEFEVIGLKDGDRLVGAAELTTGEEELVFITSDAQLLRFQAAQVRPQGRPAGGMAGIKLADGARVLSFTAVDPAADALVVTVAGATEGLDGMNLGTAKATPFDQYPRKGRATGGVRCQRFLKGEESLVLAWAGAAPARAATANGTPAELPGRDPRRDGSGVPLAKEIAAVAGPA; encoded by the coding sequence ATGGCCCGCCGCAGTTCGCAGACCCCACCGCCCGAGGACTTCGAGGAGCGGATCCTCGACATCGACGTCGTGGACGAGATGCAGGGCTCCTTCCTGGAGTACGCCTACTCGGTGATCTACTCCCGGGCCCTGCCCGACGCCCGCGACGGTCTGAAGCCCGTCCACCGCCGGGTGCTCTACCAGGCCAACGAGATGGGCCTGCGGCCGGAGCGCGGGTACGTCAAGAGCGCCCGCGTGGTCGGCGAGGTCATGGGCCGGCTGCACCCGCACGGTGACGCTTCGATCTACGACACCCTGGTGCGGATGGCGCAGCCGTTCTCGATGCGGATCCCGCTGATCGACGGTCACGGGAACTTCGGCTCGCTGGGCAACGACGACCCGCCGGCCGCGATGCGCTACACCGAGTCCAAGCTGACCGCGGCCTCGATGGCCCTGGTGGAGTCGATCGACGAGGACACCGTCGACTTCAACCCGAACTACGACGGCAGCGAGCAGGAGCCCGGGGTGCTGCCCTCGGCCTTCCCCAACCTGCTGGTCAACGGCGCGACCGGGATCGCCGTCGGCATGGCGACCAACATGCCGCCGCACAACCTGACCGAGGTGGTGGCCGCCGCCCGGCATCTGATCAAGCATCCGGGCGCCGACCTCGACACCCTGATGCGCTTCATCCCCGGCCCGGACCTGCCCACCGGCGGCCGGATCGTCGGGCTGTCCGGGATCAGGGACGCCTACGAGAACGGCCGCGGCACCTTCAAGATCCGCGCCAAGGTCACGGTGGAGGACGTCACCCCGCGCCGCAAGGGCCTGGTGGTCACCGAACTGCCCTTCAACATCGGCCCGGAGAAGGTGATCGCGAAGATCAAGGACCTGGTCAACGCGAAGAAGCTGCAGGGCATCTCGGACGTCAAGGACCTCACCGACCGCTCGCACGGACTGCGGCTGGTGATCGAGGTCAAGAACGGCTTCGTGCCGGAGGCGCTGCTGGAGCAGCTCTACAAGCTGACGCCGATGGAGGAGTCCTTCGGCATCAACAACGTGGCGCTGGTGGACGGGCAGCCGCTGACGCTGGGTCTGAAGGAGCTGCTGGAGGTCTACGTCGACCACCGCTTCGAGGTGGTCAGGCGGCGCTCCGACTTCCGCCGCCGGAAGCGCGAGGAGCGGCTGCACCTGGTCGAGGGCCTGCTGGTGGCGCTGCTGGACATCGACGCGGTGATCGCGGTGATCCGGGGCAGCGACAACACGGCCCAGGCGAAGGAGCGGCTGATGGAGCGCTTCTCGCTGTCGGAGACGCAGACCGTCTACATCCTGGACACCCCGCTGCGTCGACTGACCCGCTTCGACCAGGTCGAGCTGGAGGCCGAGCAGGACAAACTGCAGCGCGAGATCACCGAGCTGACCGAGATCCTGGAGTCCGACACCGTCCTGCGCAAGCTGGTCTCGGACGAACTCGGGGCCGTTTCCAAGAAGTTCGGCACCGAGCGGCGCACCGTGCTGCTGGAGGCCGGCGCGGTGGCCACCGCCGCCGTGCCGCTGGAGGTCGCCGACGACCCCTGCCGGGTACTGCTCTCCTCGACCGGCCTGCTGGCCCGGACCGCCGACGCGGTCCAGGCGGTGGACCCGGACGGCGGACGCACCCGGCACGACCTGGTGGTCTCGGCCGTCGCGGCGACCGCGCGGGCCGACATCGGCGCGGTCACCACGGCCGGCCGGGTGCTGCGGCTGCCGGTCATCGACCTGCCCTCGCTGCCGCCGAGCTCCACCGCGCCCAACCTCTCCGGCGGCGCGCAGATCAGCGAGTTCCTGAAGCTGGACGCCGGCGAGAAGGTGCTGGCGCTGACCACCCTGGACGAGTCCTCGCCCGGGCTGGCGCTCGGCACCGAGCAGGGCGTGGTGAAGCGGGTCGTCCCGGACTGGCCGGAGAACAAGGACGAGTTCGAGGTGATCGGGCTCAAGGACGGCGACCGGCTGGTCGGCGCGGCCGAGCTGACCACCGGCGAGGAGGAGCTGGTCTTCATCACCTCCGACGCCCAACTGCTGCGCTTCCAGGCCGCGCAGGTGCGCCCGCAGGGCCGCCCGGCCGGCGGCATGGCCGGCATCAAGCTGGCCGACGGCGCCCGGGTGCTGTCCTTCACCGCGGTCGACCCGGCGGCCGACGCCCTGGTGGTGACCGTGGCCGGGGCCACCGAGGGGCTGGACGGGATGAACCTGGGCACCGCCAAGGCGACGCCGTTCGACCAGTACCCGCGCAAGGGCCGGGCCACCGGCGGGGTGCGCTGCCAGCGCTTCCTCAAGGGCGAGGAGTCGCTGGTGCTGGCCTGGGCCGGCGCCGCACCGGCCCGGGCCGCGACCGCCAACGGCACCCCGGCCGAGCTGCCCGGACGCGACCCGCGCCGCGACGGCTCGGGCGTCCCGCTGGCCAAGGAGATCGCGGCCGTCGCCGGACCGGCGTAG
- a CDS encoding IucA/IucC family protein, which produces MRPTEALFAAELRTGHPALVPQFTDALPGARAAVLARLWRALLFERGLAAALPAEVRTRLRGPALLPHDVGAAKDELIVRLGDREYTHPAALLAELGLPGSAELTAELDHSVASLALSRAGAAHHRPPVPDTLVGREQSVVDGHPYHPCCRSRPGFTVADQLAYAPEHRRPVELALLPVPAAEALLVGDWPQWLREGDRVLLPVHPWQLREVLPRLGSPGLAGGATGGIAGRITASALMSVRTLAPEGGGPHLKTSLSLRMTSAVRDISGESVVNSAPLSALLEELADRLGGALVVTRNLAAGAALVSGVPSRDVAVLVRESPELHAGPGERVVPLAALAEHPPQLADPVGWLRSLAALAWPPLLRLLAWGVALEAHGQNLLVVLDRLHRPLRLVYRDLADVRVSRERLAACGVRPTALGGHVLDDDPVVLRRKLFGSVLGGTFGSLVSGLGRRDRLLEGLLWEAVAGEAEAAAEVLSPEDRRALLRDPLPVKALTRMRLAGGPPGDLWTLLPNPLADGGRGGTASTGPSDADGIRGVPTAGMGDW; this is translated from the coding sequence ATGCGCCCGACGGAAGCCCTCTTCGCCGCCGAGCTGCGGACCGGGCATCCAGCGCTGGTCCCGCAGTTCACCGACGCACTGCCCGGGGCGCGCGCGGCGGTCCTGGCCCGGCTCTGGCGGGCCCTGCTGTTCGAGCGGGGGCTGGCCGCCGCCCTGCCGGCGGAGGTGCGCACCCGGCTGCGCGGGCCCGCGCTCCTCCCCCACGACGTCGGCGCCGCCAAGGACGAGCTGATCGTCCGCCTCGGCGACCGCGAGTACACCCACCCGGCCGCGCTGCTGGCCGAGCTGGGACTGCCCGGCAGCGCCGAGCTGACCGCCGAGCTCGACCACAGCGTCGCCTCGCTCGCGCTCTCCCGCGCCGGCGCCGCGCACCACCGGCCGCCGGTCCCGGACACCCTGGTCGGCCGGGAGCAGAGCGTCGTGGACGGGCATCCCTACCACCCCTGCTGCCGGAGCCGTCCCGGCTTCACCGTCGCCGACCAGCTCGCCTACGCCCCGGAGCACCGGCGGCCGGTGGAGCTGGCGCTGCTGCCGGTCCCGGCGGCGGAGGCACTGCTGGTCGGCGACTGGCCGCAGTGGCTGCGCGAGGGCGACCGGGTGCTGCTGCCGGTCCACCCCTGGCAGCTGCGGGAGGTGCTGCCCCGGCTCGGGTCGCCCGGCCTCGCGGGCGGGGCCACGGGCGGGATCGCGGGCCGGATCACCGCCTCGGCGCTGATGTCGGTGCGCACCCTCGCCCCCGAGGGCGGCGGCCCCCACCTCAAGACCTCACTGTCGCTGCGGATGACCTCCGCCGTACGGGACATCTCCGGCGAGTCGGTGGTCAACAGCGCACCCCTGTCCGCGTTGTTGGAGGAGCTCGCCGACCGGCTCGGCGGGGCGCTGGTGGTCACCCGCAACCTGGCGGCGGGCGCCGCCCTGGTCTCCGGGGTCCCCAGCCGGGACGTCGCGGTGCTGGTGCGGGAGTCGCCGGAGCTCCACGCCGGGCCCGGGGAACGGGTCGTGCCACTGGCCGCCCTGGCCGAGCATCCCCCGCAACTCGCGGACCCGGTCGGCTGGTTGCGCTCGCTCGCGGCGCTGGCCTGGCCACCGCTGCTGCGGCTGCTGGCCTGGGGGGTGGCGCTGGAGGCGCACGGGCAGAACCTGCTGGTGGTGCTGGACCGGCTGCACCGGCCGCTGCGGCTGGTCTACCGGGACCTCGCCGACGTCCGGGTGAGCCGTGAACGGCTCGCGGCCTGCGGGGTCCGCCCGACCGCGCTCGGCGGGCACGTCCTGGACGACGACCCGGTGGTGCTCCGGCGCAAACTGTTCGGCTCGGTGCTGGGCGGGACCTTCGGCTCGCTGGTGTCCGGCCTCGGCCGACGCGACCGGCTGCTGGAGGGCCTGCTCTGGGAGGCGGTGGCCGGGGAGGCGGAGGCGGCGGCGGAGGTGCTGTCGCCCGAGGACCGCCGGGCGCTGCTGCGGGACCCGCTGCCGGTGAAGGCCCTCACCCGGATGCGGCTGGCCGGCGGACCGCCCGGCGACCTGTGGACGCTGCTGCCGAACCCGCTCGCGGACGGCGGCCGGGGCGGGACCGCGAGCACCGGTCCTTCGGACGCGGACGGGATTCGCGGCGTCCCAACGGCAGGCATGGGCGACTGGTAA
- a CDS encoding IucA/IucC family protein: MTETETDRRADRIARTALLNCLVREVARPLGEDWLLPASGAVLRLGPGRWPTGPALVTAEGPVPLELEGLLDVAGRELRARTGTDNPTLADEVRDSRDVVAALLRARAAARPPADPYLRSEQALLAGHRYHPAPKTRGGGRPEHWLRYAPEAYAAFPLRLLGVPEELLAGAGDTEAVDRLWGDRAPAGYRVLPAHPWQLELLHSWPQLTDGRLLDLGAAEETAWATSSLRTVYLPEADLSLKFSLEVRVTNDIRRLWLRDLRWLAPVDELLAKAFADGPASASMLADSGYRTADLGGQEAHEAFAVLVREGFGPGPRPLLAAGLSEGFPGSPLPGPGSGRERALEWWRRYLDQVVPPVLHAYFHHGVVLECHLQNVLVGVDGEGFPDRVVFRDHEGVKLVAERHPELLASLGPDVPTPGVSAGGGWQRLQYCLLVNHLLEIAGALAEGCPQAADALWPTARAAFGGYGGLNGYGGLSGHDGLSGHAGPGGHGGQPELRALLDSPTVPAKTNLLLRWLDADGGDSVYTPLRNPLAG, from the coding sequence GTGACGGAGACCGAGACGGACCGGCGGGCGGACCGTATCGCGCGGACGGCGCTGCTGAACTGCCTGGTCCGGGAGGTGGCGCGACCCCTGGGGGAGGACTGGCTGCTCCCGGCGAGCGGGGCGGTGCTGCGGCTCGGACCGGGCCGCTGGCCGACCGGGCCCGCGCTGGTCACGGCCGAGGGGCCGGTCCCGCTGGAGCTGGAGGGGCTGCTCGACGTGGCCGGGCGGGAGCTGCGGGCGCGGACCGGGACGGACAACCCGACCCTCGCCGACGAGGTCAGGGACAGCCGCGACGTGGTCGCCGCGCTGCTGCGGGCCCGTGCGGCGGCCCGGCCCCCGGCCGATCCCTACCTCCGCTCCGAGCAGGCGCTGCTCGCCGGGCACCGCTACCACCCGGCCCCGAAGACCCGGGGCGGCGGCCGGCCGGAGCACTGGCTGCGGTACGCGCCGGAGGCGTACGCCGCCTTCCCGCTGCGGCTGCTGGGCGTTCCCGAGGAGCTGCTGGCCGGCGCCGGGGACACCGAGGCGGTCGACCGGCTCTGGGGCGACCGGGCCCCGGCCGGGTACCGGGTCCTGCCGGCCCACCCCTGGCAGCTGGAACTGCTGCACTCCTGGCCCCAGCTGACGGACGGTCGACTGCTGGACCTGGGCGCTGCCGAGGAGACGGCCTGGGCCACCTCCTCGCTGCGCACGGTGTACCTGCCGGAGGCCGACCTGTCGCTGAAGTTCAGCCTGGAGGTACGGGTCACCAACGACATCCGCCGGCTGTGGCTGCGCGACCTCCGCTGGCTGGCGCCGGTGGACGAGCTGCTCGCCAAGGCCTTCGCGGACGGTCCGGCGAGCGCGTCCATGCTGGCCGACAGCGGCTACCGGACCGCCGACCTCGGCGGCCAGGAGGCCCACGAGGCGTTCGCGGTGCTGGTCCGGGAGGGCTTCGGACCCGGTCCGCGCCCGCTGCTGGCGGCCGGGCTCAGCGAGGGCTTTCCGGGGAGCCCGCTGCCGGGGCCCGGCTCCGGCCGGGAGCGGGCACTGGAGTGGTGGCGGCGCTACCTGGACCAGGTGGTCCCGCCGGTGCTGCACGCCTACTTCCACCACGGCGTGGTGCTGGAGTGCCATCTGCAGAACGTCCTGGTCGGCGTGGACGGCGAGGGCTTCCCGGACCGGGTCGTGTTCCGCGACCACGAGGGGGTCAAGCTGGTCGCGGAGCGCCACCCGGAGCTGCTGGCGAGCCTCGGCCCGGACGTCCCCACCCCCGGCGTCAGCGCCGGGGGTGGCTGGCAGCGGCTGCAGTACTGCCTGTTGGTGAACCATCTGCTGGAGATCGCCGGAGCGCTCGCCGAGGGCTGTCCGCAGGCCGCCGACGCGCTCTGGCCGACGGCCAGGGCGGCCTTCGGCGGCTACGGCGGTCTCAACGGCTACGGCGGGCTCAGCGGTCACGACGGTCTCAGCGGTCACGCCGGGCCGGGTGGCCACGGCGGGCAGCCGGAGCTGCGGGCGCTGCTGGACAGCCCGACCGTGCCGGCCAAGACCAACCTGCTGCTGCGCTGGCTGGACGCCGACGGCGGCGACTCGGTCTACACCCCGCTGCGCAACCCGCTGGCGGGCTGA
- a CDS encoding sucrase ferredoxin, whose protein sequence is MSTCTTLSRALAEPMGGTATTGAGWLLLEQPGPWGAKALTQSHLDPALGRALESRARDTGLRIGLIRRPGRHADCPPNPSRHVFLAHTRPGLSWVRELRTADPADLLDLDFAALGAGAHDGVGSAYRGDPLALVCTNGRRDRCCALLGRPLAAELAAAGHAQVWETTHLGGHRFSPTVLVLPYGYAYGRLTPESAKEVLAATHEGRMAPEWCRGRSYWEPAGQAAELAVRAHTGEDRAEVLTLRQTPTVTGWSVAVDHRDGRGWTVEVTAGVSLPPRSQSCGAELVTPARYEAGPVLRTR, encoded by the coding sequence GTGAGCACCTGTACCACCCTTTCAAGGGCCCTCGCCGAACCCATGGGCGGCACCGCCACCACGGGTGCCGGCTGGCTGCTGCTGGAGCAACCGGGCCCCTGGGGCGCCAAGGCGCTGACCCAGAGCCACCTCGACCCGGCGCTCGGCCGGGCCCTGGAGTCGCGCGCCCGCGACACGGGTCTGCGGATCGGACTGATCCGCAGACCCGGCCGACACGCCGACTGCCCGCCCAACCCCTCCCGGCACGTCTTCCTCGCACACACCCGTCCGGGCCTGTCCTGGGTCCGGGAACTGCGGACGGCGGACCCGGCCGACCTGCTCGACCTGGACTTCGCCGCGCTCGGCGCCGGCGCCCACGACGGCGTGGGCAGCGCCTACCGGGGCGACCCGCTCGCGCTGGTGTGCACCAACGGCCGCCGCGACCGCTGCTGCGCGCTGCTCGGCCGGCCGCTCGCCGCCGAGCTGGCCGCGGCCGGACACGCCCAGGTCTGGGAGACCACCCACCTCGGCGGGCACCGCTTCTCGCCCACCGTGCTGGTGCTGCCCTACGGCTACGCCTACGGGCGGCTCACCCCGGAGAGCGCCAAGGAGGTCCTGGCCGCCACCCACGAGGGCCGGATGGCTCCCGAGTGGTGCCGTGGGCGCTCCTACTGGGAACCGGCCGGCCAGGCGGCGGAACTGGCGGTGCGGGCGCACACCGGCGAGGACCGCGCGGAGGTGCTGACGCTCCGGCAGACCCCCACCGTCACCGGCTGGTCGGTGGCGGTGGACCACCGCGACGGGCGCGGCTGGACGGTCGAGGTCACCGCCGGGGTGTCGCTGCCGCCGCGCAGCCAGAGCTGCGGGGCCGAACTGGTCACCCCGGCCCGCTACGAGGCCGGACCGGTCCTCCGGACCCGCTGA
- a CDS encoding M16 family metallopeptidase — protein MADQAPSSTNGFVISEHTLANGLRVVLSEDHLTPVAAVCLWYDVGSRHEVAGRTGLAHLFEHLMFQGSASVPGNGHFELVQGAGGSLNGTTSFERTNYFETMPAHQVELALWLEADRMGSLLTALDLTGLDNQRAVVKNERRQRYDNVPYGTAFERLVAMAFPEGHPYHHTPIGSMADLDAATLADAQDFFRTYYAPNNAVLAVVGDIDPEQTLAWVEKYFGSIPSHDGKRPPRDGVAVDRSAGARMSEHLVEEVPSRALMAAYLLPQDGTREADAADLALTILGSGESSRFYSRLVRRDRSAVTAGFGLLRLSGAPSLGWLDAKTSGESAIEDVGAAIDEELARFAAEGPTPEELERAQAQIEREWLDRLDTVGGRADELCRYAVLFGDPKLLNRALDKVLDVTAEEVRAVAARHLTPENRAVLTYEPLAEDEAEDAADNDAENADEDVNA, from the coding sequence ATGGCCGACCAGGCCCCCAGTTCCACCAACGGATTCGTCATCAGTGAGCACACCCTGGCCAACGGTCTGCGCGTGGTGCTGTCCGAGGACCACCTCACTCCGGTCGCCGCCGTGTGCCTCTGGTACGACGTCGGCTCCCGGCACGAGGTCGCCGGCCGCACCGGTCTCGCCCACCTCTTCGAGCACCTGATGTTCCAGGGCTCGGCCTCGGTCCCCGGCAACGGCCACTTCGAACTGGTCCAGGGCGCGGGCGGTTCGCTCAACGGCACCACCAGCTTCGAGCGCACCAACTACTTCGAGACGATGCCGGCCCACCAGGTCGAGCTCGCCCTGTGGCTGGAGGCCGACCGGATGGGCTCGCTGCTCACCGCGCTCGACCTGACCGGCCTGGACAACCAGCGCGCCGTGGTCAAGAACGAGCGCCGCCAGCGCTACGACAACGTCCCCTACGGCACCGCCTTCGAGCGCCTGGTGGCGATGGCCTTCCCCGAGGGCCACCCCTACCACCACACCCCGATCGGCTCGATGGCGGACCTGGACGCGGCCACCCTGGCCGATGCCCAGGACTTCTTCCGCACCTACTACGCGCCCAACAACGCGGTGCTCGCGGTGGTCGGCGACATCGACCCGGAGCAGACCCTCGCCTGGGTCGAGAAGTACTTCGGCTCGATCCCGTCCCACGACGGCAAGCGCCCGCCGCGCGACGGCGTCGCGGTGGACCGCTCCGCCGGGGCCAGGATGAGCGAGCACCTGGTCGAGGAGGTCCCCTCGCGCGCGCTGATGGCCGCGTACCTGCTGCCGCAGGACGGGACCCGCGAGGCCGACGCCGCCGACCTGGCGCTGACCATCCTCGGCTCCGGCGAGTCCAGCCGCTTCTACAGCCGGCTGGTCCGCCGCGACCGCAGCGCCGTCACCGCCGGCTTCGGCCTGCTGCGGCTCTCCGGGGCGCCCTCGCTGGGCTGGCTCGACGCCAAGACCTCGGGCGAGTCGGCGATCGAGGACGTCGGCGCCGCGATCGACGAGGAGCTGGCCCGCTTCGCCGCCGAGGGCCCGACGCCCGAGGAGCTGGAGCGCGCCCAGGCGCAGATCGAGCGCGAGTGGCTGGACCGGCTGGACACCGTGGGCGGGCGCGCCGACGAACTCTGCCGCTACGCGGTGCTGTTCGGCGATCCCAAGCTGCTGAACCGGGCCCTGGACAAGGTCCTCGACGTCACCGCCGAGGAGGTCAGGGCCGTCGCCGCGCGCCATCTGACGCCGGAGAACCGCGCCGTCCTCACCTACGAGCCGCTGGCCGAGGACGAGGCCGAGGACGCTGCCGACAACGACGCCGAGAACGCTGACGAGGACGTGAACGCATGA
- a CDS encoding solute symporter family protein, whose product MTTDSRHALAVGLFTVVVVVTLGITFWAGRRRRGAEDFYTGGRDFSPMQNGFAISGDYMSAASFLGITGLIALYGYDGLLYTVGFLVAWLLVLMLVAELVRNCGRYTLADVLALRMRRRPVRAAAGMSSIVVSLLYLVAQMVGAGSLVSLLLGLNTAADRAWSIVGIGALMIVYVTVGGMTATTWIQIVKCVVLLLGTSVLTVMVLLRFHGDLGSLLRSAAAHSGYGSRFYAPGLRYGGSALNRLDFVSLGLALVLGTAGLPHILSRFYTVPTARAARRSTMWAIGLVGGFYLMTIVLGLGAAALVGTAAVRSANEAGNTAVPMLAQVLGGGAGSTGGTVLFAVISAVAFATILAVVAGLTLASSAAFAHDLWARAFRRRDEETPTEQQEVVVARVSAVVFGAVAIVLSLYAQKLNVAFLVGIAFAVAASANVPALLFNLFWQRFSTRGATWAIYGGLVPALVLVVFSPVVSGNAAAIFPGVDFHWFPLENPGVVSIPCGFFFGWLGTVTSGGAADPDAYAELEVRALTGAGAV is encoded by the coding sequence ATGACCACTGACAGCCGGCACGCCCTGGCCGTGGGGCTGTTCACGGTGGTGGTCGTGGTCACCCTCGGCATCACCTTCTGGGCGGGTCGCCGCCGACGCGGGGCCGAGGACTTCTACACCGGCGGGCGCGACTTCAGCCCTATGCAGAACGGTTTCGCCATCTCCGGCGACTACATGTCCGCCGCCTCCTTCCTCGGCATCACCGGCCTCATCGCCCTGTACGGCTACGACGGCCTGCTCTACACCGTCGGCTTCCTGGTGGCCTGGCTGCTGGTGCTGATGCTGGTGGCCGAACTGGTCCGGAACTGCGGCCGGTACACCCTGGCCGACGTGCTGGCCCTGCGGATGCGCCGGCGGCCGGTCCGGGCGGCGGCCGGGATGTCGTCCATCGTGGTGTCGCTGCTGTACCTGGTGGCGCAGATGGTCGGGGCCGGCAGCCTGGTGTCGCTGCTGCTCGGGCTGAACACCGCCGCCGACCGGGCCTGGTCGATCGTCGGCATCGGCGCGTTGATGATCGTCTACGTGACCGTGGGCGGGATGACGGCCACCACCTGGATCCAGATCGTCAAGTGCGTGGTGCTGCTGCTGGGGACCTCGGTGCTGACGGTCATGGTGCTGCTGCGCTTCCACGGCGACCTCGGCTCCCTGCTGCGCTCCGCCGCCGCCCACAGCGGCTACGGCAGTCGCTTCTACGCCCCCGGCCTCCGCTACGGCGGCAGCGCGCTCAACCGGCTGGACTTCGTCAGCCTCGGCCTGGCACTGGTGCTGGGCACCGCCGGGCTGCCGCACATACTGTCGCGCTTCTACACCGTGCCCACGGCCCGTGCTGCCCGGCGCTCGACGATGTGGGCGATCGGACTGGTCGGCGGTTTCTACCTGATGACGATCGTGCTGGGGCTCGGGGCCGCTGCGCTGGTCGGCACCGCCGCCGTCCGCTCCGCCAACGAGGCCGGCAACACGGCGGTGCCGATGCTGGCGCAGGTGCTCGGCGGCGGGGCCGGGAGCACCGGCGGCACGGTGCTGTTCGCGGTGATCTCGGCGGTGGCCTTCGCCACCATCCTGGCCGTGGTCGCGGGGCTGACCCTGGCCTCCTCGGCGGCCTTCGCCCACGACCTCTGGGCCCGGGCCTTCCGCCGCCGGGACGAGGAGACGCCGACGGAGCAGCAGGAGGTGGTGGTGGCCCGGGTCTCGGCCGTGGTCTTCGGCGCGGTGGCGATCGTGCTCAGCCTCTACGCGCAGAAGCTCAATGTGGCCTTCCTGGTCGGCATCGCCTTCGCGGTCGCGGCCTCGGCCAATGTGCCGGCGCTGCTGTTCAACCTCTTCTGGCAGCGTTTCAGCACCCGCGGCGCGACCTGGGCGATCTACGGCGGGCTGGTCCCGGCGCTGGTGCTGGTGGTCTTCTCGCCGGTGGTCTCCGGCAATGCGGCGGCGATCTTCCCCGGGGTCGACTTCCACTGGTTCCCGTTGGAGAACCCGGGGGTGGTCTCGATCCCCTGCGGCTTCTTCTTCGGCTGGCTGGGGACGGTCACCTCGGGCGGGGCCGCGGATCCGGACGCCTACGCGGAGCTGGAGGTCAGGGCGCTCACCGGTGCCGGGGCGGTCTGA
- a CDS encoding M16 family metallopeptidase yields the protein MTIASAMTFHPRPEAGEATPWAFPAPTRSVLPNGLTVLRCDRPGQKLVAVQLLLDAPLADEPAGLDGVATILARAFNEGTATLTAEEFAGELERAGATLDAHADHMVLTLSLDVPASRLERGLRLLADAVSTPALPADEIERLVANRLDEIVHELANPSRRAAFALYGELFPADDRISRPRAGTADTVKGIDRAAVADFYAAHVRPATATAVIVGDFSAVDFDAVLADTLGAWTGTPAEPSTAAPVTADDSGRVIIVDRPGSVQTQVLIGRVGPDRHDDTWAAQVLGTYCLGGTLTSRLDRVLREEKGYTYGVRAFAQPLRSAADGSGRAMLAISGSVDTESTAPALADTWTILRDLAAGGLTDEERDIAVQNLVGVAPLRYETAGAVCSTLADQVEQGLPDDYQAQVYRRLAETDTAEATAAVVAAFPPDRLVTVLVGDAAAIAGPLKDLGIGEVTVVSA from the coding sequence ATGACCATCGCCTCCGCCATGACCTTCCACCCCCGCCCCGAAGCCGGCGAGGCCACCCCGTGGGCGTTCCCGGCGCCCACCCGCAGCGTGCTGCCCAACGGGCTGACGGTGCTCCGCTGCGACCGACCGGGCCAGAAGCTGGTCGCCGTCCAGCTTCTGCTCGACGCCCCGCTCGCGGACGAGCCGGCCGGGCTCGACGGCGTCGCGACGATCCTGGCCCGCGCGTTCAACGAGGGCACCGCGACGCTCACCGCCGAGGAGTTCGCCGGCGAGCTGGAGCGGGCCGGCGCCACCCTGGACGCCCACGCCGACCACATGGTGCTGACCCTGTCGCTGGACGTCCCGGCCTCCCGGCTTGAGCGCGGGCTGCGGCTGCTCGCCGACGCCGTGAGCACCCCGGCGCTGCCCGCCGACGAGATCGAGCGGCTGGTCGCCAACCGGCTGGACGAGATCGTCCACGAGCTGGCCAACCCCTCACGCCGGGCCGCCTTCGCCCTCTACGGCGAGCTGTTCCCGGCCGACGACCGGATCTCCCGGCCCCGGGCCGGCACCGCCGACACGGTCAAGGGCATCGACCGGGCGGCGGTCGCGGACTTCTACGCCGCCCATGTCCGTCCGGCCACGGCCACCGCCGTGATCGTCGGCGACTTCTCCGCCGTCGACTTCGACGCGGTGCTCGCCGACACCCTCGGCGCCTGGACCGGCACCCCGGCCGAGCCCAGCACGGCCGCGCCGGTCACCGCCGACGACAGCGGCCGGGTGATCATCGTCGACCGCCCCGGCTCGGTGCAGACCCAGGTGCTGATCGGCCGGGTCGGCCCGGACCGCCACGACGACACCTGGGCGGCGCAGGTGCTCGGCACCTACTGCCTCGGCGGCACCCTCACCTCCCGGCTGGACCGGGTGCTGCGCGAGGAGAAGGGCTACACCTACGGCGTCCGGGCCTTCGCCCAGCCCCTGCGCTCGGCGGCGGACGGCAGCGGCCGGGCCATGCTGGCCATCTCCGGCTCGGTGGACACCGAGTCCACCGCCCCGGCGCTGGCCGACACCTGGACGATCCTGCGGGACCTGGCCGCCGGGGGGCTGACCGACGAGGAGCGCGACATCGCCGTGCAGAACCTGGTCGGCGTCGCCCCGCTGCGCTACGAGACGGCCGGTGCGGTCTGCTCCACGCTGGCCGACCAGGTCGAGCAGGGACTGCCGGACGACTACCAGGCGCAGGTGTACCGCCGACTGGCGGAGACCGACACGGCCGAGGCCACGGCCGCCGTGGTGGCCGCCTTCCCGCCGGACCGCCTGGTCACCGTCCTGGTCGGGGACGCGGCGGCGATCGCCGGACCGCTGAAGGACCTCGGCATCGGCGAGGTCACCGTCGTCAGCGCCTGA